GGTTCTCTCCCGGGACGATCTAATTTATTCACAAAGGTAAAAATCGGGAGGGAGCGCAGTTGACACACTTCAAACAACTTACGCGTCTGTGGTTCTAACCCTTTAGCTGCGTCGATTAGCATGACCGCATTATCAGCAGCTGCTAAAGTTCTATAGGTATCCTCACTAAAATCTTGGTGACCTGGAGTATCTAATAAGTTTATTTGAAATCCTCTATAGCTAAATTGCAACACTGTAGAGGTAATAGAGATACCCCGTTGTTGTTCCATTTCCATCCAGTCAGAGGTTACCTTCCGTTGTTCTCGACGCGCTTTAACTGCACCAGCTTCGTGAATTGCCCCCCCATAGAGTAAAATTTTCTCTGTTAAGGTAGTTTTACCCGCGTCTGGGTGAGAAATAATCGCAAAATTGCGTCTCTGTTGAATTTCTTGTTCTATTTCGCTTAATTCTGTGCTGACATTCATGATTATTTTTGTTTAATTTCCTCTACTTTTAATAAAATTAGATATTCATAAAACCCTTGTAAAGTACACCAAACAAAACCCGCTTTACCATCGAGGATACCTCCTAGGATAAAATACATATATAACCAGCGTAACAAAGGTCGCAGGGGAAGACGGAGAGATAAATCTTTTAAAGCCCTTCTTTTTTCTATCTCAGACTTTCCCCAGAATAAATCTTGCCAAATTATTTTACCCCCTTCTAGTTGACGGATTGTCTCATAAGCTTCGTCTGTAGAGTAACGGTTATGTTTTTCTAGCCAACGACTCAACCCCTTGCTACAGGTATAATGGGGGTAAGCTTCCTTCAGAAAACTAGTTGCTCCAGAAAATACTTCTCTTTCCGTGTGTCCGTAATCGGTAAACCAAACTTTATCTTTTTTAAACAAACGCATCTGATAGCGCGGGTATTGGGTACTATACCTAATCCATTTTCCCATAAACATCACCTTTTCGGCAACGTAATAACCGATAATCTCAGGATTTTCTATCCCTTGTTGACATTCTTTAAATAATTCTGGAGTCATTCTCTCATCAGCTTCGAGAATATACACCCATTCATACTTGGTGGGAACTTCTTTAAGCATCCATGTTCTTTGTTTGCCGTGACTCTCAAAGGGATGTTGTACTATTTTAACAGGATAATTTTGGGCAATTTCTAGGGTGCGATCGCTACTATAGGAGTCTATAACTATTACATCGTCTGATAATAACGCCGATTCTAAACAAGCTGCTATATCTATTTCTTCATTATAGGTTAAGACATATATCGAAAATAACGATTCTCCTCTACTCGACATTAATAGATAGACTCCTGGTGGTGGTTTAAATCGACAACCCTTAAACTGAAACTAATATAATTAATATTGAACTCAAATTATTACTATAGCATTAATAGGTATAGCATCAAGTTATGATAGAATGGCGAGAAATTTCAGGTAATTGGGTTTGGCTACCACCACAACCAGTGGGTATTATTCATTTTTTAGGTGGTGCTTTTGTAGCTTCAGCTCCTCAATTAACCTATCGTTGGTTACTCACAGAAATAGGTAAAGCAGGATACGCGATTATTGCGACTCCTTTTGTCAATACCTTTGATCATATCAGTATCGCTCGTGATGTGCTCAATCGTTTTGAAACTTTAGTTGCACAATTACAAGCTAAAAAACAGCTTCCGAGAGATTATTTACCCGTTTATGGTATAGGTCACAGTATGGGTTGTAAACTACATTTATTGATTGGTAGTCTTTTTGCTATTGAACGAGCAGGGAATGTCTTAATATCCTACAATAATTATCCTGCACGTCAAGCTATTCCTTTAGTTGAACAAATCGACGTTAATCAAACTCTTAATTTTGAGTTTAGACCTTCTCCTCTAGAAACTAATCAGTTAATTACCCAAAGTTATACTATCCGTCGTAATCTGTTGATTCGTTTTACTAATGATAATATTGACCAAAGTTTAACCCTCAATCCTATTCTACAAGAACGCTTTACGCAATTAATCTCTCTGTTGGTTTTACCGGGAAATCATTTAACTCCACTAGGACAAGAATTTAACTGGCAAACTGGAGAATATTTTACTCCTCTAGACGCTTTAGGTCAATGGTTTAAACAAGAATTCTCCCGAGATGCTTCTAGATTAAAACAAGAAATTTTACGTTGGTTAAATCCTCTCGTCGTTTTTAAGTAAATTTAGATTAGGAAAATAAATAAGTGAATCACTCTGAACTAAAATTGCCTTCAAACCCTATCCAAGAATTTGTTGCTTCTAAACAGATTCAATTATTCCAAAGTTTGAA
The DNA window shown above is from Gloeocapsa sp. DLM2.Bin57 and carries:
- a CDS encoding glycosyltransferase family 2 protein, translated to MSSRGESLFSIYVLTYNEEIDIAACLESALLSDDVIVIDSYSSDRTLEIAQNYPVKIVQHPFESHGKQRTWMLKEVPTKYEWVYILEADERMTPELFKECQQGIENPEIIGYYVAEKVMFMGKWIRYSTQYPRYQMRLFKKDKVWFTDYGHTEREVFSGATSFLKEAYPHYTCSKGLSRWLEKHNRYSTDEAYETIRQLEGGKIIWQDLFWGKSEIEKRRALKDLSLRLPLRPLLRWLYMYFILGGILDGKAGFVWCTLQGFYEYLILLKVEEIKQK
- a CDS encoding DUF1350 domain-containing protein, with amino-acid sequence MEWREISGNWVWLPPQPVGIIHFLGGAFVASAPQLTYRWLLTEIGKAGYAIIATPFVNTFDHISIARDVLNRFETLVAQLQAKKQLPRDYLPVYGIGHSMGCKLHLLIGSLFAIERAGNVLISYNNYPARQAIPLVEQIDVNQTLNFEFRPSPLETNQLITQSYTIRRNLLIRFTNDNIDQSLTLNPILQERFTQLISLLVLPGNHLTPLGQEFNWQTGEYFTPLDALGQWFKQEFSRDASRLKQEILRWLNPLVVFK